A genome region from Eurosta solidaginis isolate ZX-2024a chromosome 2, ASM4086904v1, whole genome shotgun sequence includes the following:
- the LOC137242493 gene encoding uncharacterized protein isoform X3 has translation MRKAIIGLQRENCEDQSNSSLGGDDVSSHISLQSAQKGSETSATTSCYETAHDTTGASAPSSIYLLDGKDGFALSPSVTVTRWPQRDSERLFNRSLVVMVTAEKPYCL, from the exons ATGCg aaaggctaTAATTGGGCTACAAAGGGAAAATTGCGAAGATCAGTCTaatagttctttgggtggtgatGATGTATCATCACACATAAGCCTTCAAAGCGCTCAAAAAGGCAGTGAAACTTCAGCGACAACAAGTTGTTATGAAACAGCACATGACACCACAGGCGCAAGTGCACCCAG ttcaattTACTTATTAGATGGTAAAGATGGCTTCGCATTATCTCCATcagtaactgtgacaaggtggccaCAGCGTGACTCGGAGCGTCTCTTCAATAgatctctagtggtgatggtaaCAGCAGAGAAACCCTACTGTTtataa
- the LOC137242493 gene encoding uncharacterized protein isoform X2 translates to MKQHMTPQAQVHPEPPASEHATVTELITNDNKNMHGSEKLSSSASYDGSLGVIKLSDDESDETGGNLNKRVFIKEEKEQQQKEIAIEPIARNAESITKVLLTLKNHLKMIKKIVVCSMRVPKNHCTSMIPWKKLST, encoded by the exons ATGAAACAGCACATGACACCACAGGCGCAAGTGCACCCAG AGCCGCCAGCAAGTGAGCATGCAACTGTGACTGAACTTATcaccaatgataataaaaatatgcatGGCAGTGAAAAACTATCTTCCAGCGCGTCCTATGATGGTTCTTTAGGAGTAATTAAGTTGTCGGATGATGAGTCAGATGAAACGGGCGGAAATTTAAACAAACGTGTCTTTATTAAAGAGGAGAAAGAACAACAACAGAAGGAAATTGCAATAGAGCCAATAGCACGAAATGCGGAGAGCATAACAAAAGTTCTATTGACTTTGAAGAATCAtttgaaaatgataaagaaaatcgtAGTTTGTTCAATGAGAGTACCGAAAAATCATTGCACGTCAATGATACCATGGAAGAAGTTGAGTACATGA
- the LOC137242493 gene encoding uncharacterized protein isoform X1, translating to MKQHMTPQAQVHPDNTLEPPASEHATVTELITNDNKNMHGSEKLSSSASYDGSLGVIKLSDDESDETGGNLNKRVFIKEEKEQQQKEIAIEPIARNAESITKVLLTLKNHLKMIKKIVVCSMRVPKNHCTSMIPWKKLST from the exons ATGAAACAGCACATGACACCACAGGCGCAAGTGCACCCAG ATAACACACTAGAGCCGCCAGCAAGTGAGCATGCAACTGTGACTGAACTTATcaccaatgataataaaaatatgcatGGCAGTGAAAAACTATCTTCCAGCGCGTCCTATGATGGTTCTTTAGGAGTAATTAAGTTGTCGGATGATGAGTCAGATGAAACGGGCGGAAATTTAAACAAACGTGTCTTTATTAAAGAGGAGAAAGAACAACAACAGAAGGAAATTGCAATAGAGCCAATAGCACGAAATGCGGAGAGCATAACAAAAGTTCTATTGACTTTGAAGAATCAtttgaaaatgataaagaaaatcgtAGTTTGTTCAATGAGAGTACCGAAAAATCATTGCACGTCAATGATACCATGGAAGAAGTTGAGTACATGA
- the LOC137240399 gene encoding COX assembly mitochondrial protein homolog encodes MNLHKGTTNLSNPSNPHKLGDPNDKSLRKVEMEVLIPKIMRDRARDLHCSNEVKEFEACCKASNVFMVVKCRSETSAMKSCLANWYNNEEFKEECKQIYLDERSEYRRTGIAKKHRVQRM; translated from the exons ATGAATTTACATAAAGGCACCACCAATCTTTCTAACCCAAGCAATCCTCACAAGTTAG GCGATCCAAATGATAAATCTTTGCGCAAGGTTGAAATGGAAGTTTTGATACCAAAGATAATGAGAGATCGAGCGAGAGATCTTCATTGCAGTAATGAAGTTAAAGAATTCGAAGCATGTTGCAAAGCGAGTAATGTCTTTATGGTTGTAAAATGTCGTAGTGAAACCTCGGCGATGAAGTCGTGTTTGGCTAACTGGTATAATAACGAGGAATTCAAGGAAGAGTGCAAACAAATTTACCTAGATGAACGTTCTGAATACCGCCGCACTGGCATCGCAAAGAAACATCGTGTGCAAAGGATGtag
- the Tsen2 gene encoding tRNA-splicing endonuclease subunit Sen2, with the protein MIFTPNIKCKNGVNKNILQQPFPLGTKVKGVFTGLSVEIYCPTSIKTIYDNGFYGKGSKSRGAPRIVTKEKMTVNNECLTLELEESGFLAYFLGVLSICDFEDQEIQWTEFAHAAKSLYPNYLENLAAYMYLKSKGWIIKSGIKFGGNFLIYKNGPRFNHASFIIIVFPTSKGQCNITTRDLKGMQRIAETSDKDILLLEITKSNAFAFNTLFDLNQFRVSETVIRRFNSTSFVQTNKLK; encoded by the exons ATGATATTTACACcaaatataaaatgcaaaaatgGAGTAAACAAAAATATACTTCAACAACCATTTCCTCTCGGCACCAAAGTAAAAGGTGTCTTCACTGGGTTATCCGTTGAAATTTACTGCCCGACCAGTATTAAAACCATATACGATAATGGATTTTACGGAAAGGGTAGCAAGTCAAGAGGTGCCCCAAGAATTGTCACCAAGGAAAAAATGACTGTAAATAACGAATGCCTTACATTAGAACTGGAAGAGTCTGGTTTTCTAGCTTATTTTCTTGGGGTTTTGAGCATATGTGACTTCGAAGATCAAGAAATTCAATGGACAGAATTTGCTCATGCTGCGAAATCATTATATCCGAATTATTTGGAAAACCTTGCTGCCTACATGTACCTTAAATCGAAGGGATGGATAATAAAAAGTGGCATAAAGTTTGGAGGTAATTTTT TGATATATAAAAATGGTCCACGGTTTAACCATGCCAGCTTCATTATAATTGTATTCCCCACATCTAAAGGCCAATGTAATATTACAACACGAGATCTAAAAGGGATGCAGCGCATCGCTGAGACCTCAGATAAGGATATATTGTTGTTggaaataacaaaatcaaatgcCTTCGCTTTTAACACGTTATTTGATTTAAACCAGTTTAGAGTATCAGAAACAGTAATTAGACGATTCAACAGCACCTCATTTGTACaaactaataaactaaaataa